In one Drosophila pseudoobscura strain MV-25-SWS-2005 chromosome X, UCI_Dpse_MV25, whole genome shotgun sequence genomic region, the following are encoded:
- the sa gene encoding serine-rich adhesin for platelets isoform X1: MFIYEEALTKVVKHMLARKNIVVEDKSLALLLARKMGDRITDMARMTCDGASHAARSKPGYFDVEQTFIRMYIMSEDLIDEVKANKGQPQPNIVLPDPEMFAWGYHTVSEPLLGGNSPNENTTRPNIPIFLEPFPGLHTYKKTPMEPVIEKDYLDAREVKALQRLNEQEAINKIFKNQKPTMSLFNEPRRRYDVFDVEPLKRPAYLDALMPREKIFEIDVYENPDPIIRIGPVNSFFRESKSPSTPKTPYHVDLGIFLKKVTARKKKKVKAIDAASGARKRHRSEKRQKEHKRSRKEPERSGNKVKEEPVKVPRKVVTADPPKKVEVPKVVIDKVIDEKTREKKVEKASTWGTGNDIARKKSHQKRTPSETIKKHQGSNKDSKSDVHREKAPQRTDTADPPKKPKSSSGHSKQIQNVCPTGKTTAVSQAEKNKEDAAKFLERIFDELIRQEKAKKEASTSRSENDNSRKKSTHKRSHSEEKHKKHKRSKSTKDSETDSKSTQDSKIDYNTKKIPQIIKTADPAKNLESTKVASKIQPTIQTIIPSKTTAVSKVEENKENLFMISKSMNKVFEELKRQEKVENASRSEHKHTVHKKHKRSKSTKDSETDSKSTKDSKTVSNTKKIPEIFKTTDPAKNQESTKVASKIQPTIQTIIPSKTTAVSKVEENKENLFMISKSMNKDFEELKRQEKVENISRSEHKHTVHKKHKKHKRSKSTKDSETDSKSTKDSKTDSNTKKIPEIIKTTDPAKNQESTKVASKIQPTIQTIIPRKTTAVSKVEENKENLFMISKSMNTVFEEPKRQEKVENVSRSEHKHTVHKKHKKHKKHKRSKSTKDSENDSKSTKDSKTDSNTKKIPEIIKTTDPAKNQESTKVASKIQPTIQTIIPSKTTAESKVEENKENLFMISKSMNKVFEELKCQEKVENVSRSEHKHTVHKKHKSTKDSETDSKSTKDSKTDSNTKKIPEIIKTTDPAKNQESTKVASKIQPTIQTIIPSKTTAESKVEENKENLFMISKSMNKVFEELKCQEKVENVSRSEHKHTVHKKHKSTKDSETDSKSTKDSKTDSNTKKIPEIIKTTDPAKNQESTKVASKIQPTIQTIIPSKTTAVSKVEENKENLFMISKSMNKVFEELKCQEKVENVSRSEHKHTVHKKHKSTKDSETDSKSTKDSKTDSNTKKIPEIIKTTDPAKNQESTKVASKIQPTIQTIIPSKTTAESKVEENKENLFMISKSMNKVFEELKCQEKVENVSRSEHKHTEHKSTKDSETDSKSTKDSKTDSNTKKIPEIIKTTDPAKNQESTKVASKIQPTIQTIIPSKTTAVSKVEENKENLFMISKSMNKVFEELKCQEKVENVSRSEHKHTVHKKHKSTKDSETDSKSTKDSKTDSNTKKIPEIIKTTDPAKNQESTKVASKIQPTIQTIIPSKTTAVSKVEENKENLFMISKSMNKVFEELKCQEKVENVSRSEHKHTEHKSTKDSETDSKSTKDSKTDFNTKKIPEIIKTTDPAKNQESTKVASKIQPTIQTIIPSKTTAVSKVEENKENLFMISKSMNKVFEELKCQEKVENVSRSEHKHTVHKKHKSIKDSETDSKSTKDSKTDSNTKKIPEIIKTTDPAKNQESTKVASKIQPTIQTIIPSKTTAVSKVEENKENLFMISKSMNKVFEELKRHEKVENISRSEHKHTVHTVHKKHKKHKKHKKHKKHKRSKSIKDSETDSKSTKDSKTDSNTKKIPEIIKTTDPAKNQESTKVASKIQPTIQTIIPSKTTAESKVEENKENLFMISKSMNKVFEELKCQEKVENVSRSEHKHTVHKKHKSTKDSETDSKSTKDSKTDSNTKKIPEIIKTTDPAKNQESTKVASKIQPTIQTIIPSKTTAVSKVEENKENLFMISKSMNKVFEELKCQEKVENVSRSEHKHTVHKKHKKHKKHKKHKRSKSTKDSETDSKSTKDSKTDSDTKKIPKKTDTADPPKKPKTSSDPSGIQREKLPGIPTVVPQVEKSKENRVKVHHKQKHKEKVETTSTSGSGHGNASRKRSKSHEGEQAEEPNKKIRKVLNSK, encoded by the exons ATGTTTATCTACGAGGAGGCTTTAACTAAAGTTGTGAAGCACATGCTGGCTCGGAAAAACATCGTGGTGGAGGATAAGTCCCTGGCACTATTGTTGGCCCGCAAAATGGGCGACA GAATTACCGACATGGCCAGAATGACCTGCGATGGGGCAAGTCACGCCGCCCGCTCCAAGCCGGGATACTTCGATGTGGAGCAGACCTTTATCCGCATGTACATCATGTCCGAAGATCTCATAGACGAGGTCAAGGCTAACAAGGGCCAGCCGCAGCCCAACATAGTCCTTCCCGATCCGGAGATGTTCGCGTGGGGATATCACACGGTATCGGAACCATTGCTGGGTGGCAATTCGCCGAATGAAAATACCACGCGACCGAATATTCCCATTTTCCTTGAGCCGTTTCCCGGTCTACACACCTACAAGAAGACACCGATGGAACCGGTCATCGAAAAGGACTACTTGGACGCGCGTGAGGTCAAGGCACTGCAACGACTGAACGAGCAGGAGGCTATCAACAAAATATTCAAGAACCAGAAGCCAACTATGTCGTTGTTCAACGAGCCACGCCGTCGCTATGATGTTTTCGACGTGGAGCCGCTCAAGAGACCTGCATATTTGGACGCCCTAATGCCACGCGAGAAGATATTCGAAATAGACGTGTACGAAAACCCAGATCCGATCATCCGTATTG GACCCGTGAACTCATTTTTCAGGGAATCGAAATCTCCTAGTACCCCAAAGACGCCCTATCATGTCGACTTGGGAATATTCCTCAAAAAAGTTACCGctcgaaagaaaaaaaaagtgaaagcgATCGACGCTGCTAGTGGCGCTAGGAAGCGACACCGTTCTGAGAAGAGACAAAAGGAGCACAAGAGATCCAGGAAAGAACCGGAAAGATCTGGCAATAAGGTGAAGGAAGAACCTGTGAAGGTTCCACGAAAAGTCGTCACTGCGGATCCACCAAAAAAAGTCGAAGTGCCGAAAGTCGTGATAGACAAGGTCATCGATGAGAAGACGCGCGAAAAAAAGGTTGAGAAGGCTTCCACTTGGGGCACCGGAAACGATATTGCCCGTAAGAAATCTCACCAGAAGCGCACCCCTTCTGAGACGATCAAGAAGCACCAGGGATCCAACAAAGATTCCAAAAGTGACGTCCATCGTGAGAAGGCTCCACAGAGAACCGACACCGCTGACCCACCAAAAAAGCCAAAGTCCAGTTCAG GCCACTCGAAACAAATTCAGAACGTTTGTCCTACTGGAAAAACCACTGCTGTGTCGCAGGCAGAGAAAAACAAGGAAGACGCTGCAAAATTCTTGGAAAGAATTTTCGATGAGCTGATACGCCAAGAAAAGGCTAAGAAGGAGGCTTCCACTTCACGCTCCGAAAACGATAATTCGCGTAAGAAATCAACCCATAAACGAAGCCATTCCGAGGAAAAACACAAGAAGCACAAGAGATCCAAAAGCACAAAAGATTCGGAAACAGACTCCAAAAGCACACAAGATTCGAAAATAGACTATAATACTAAGAAGATTccacaaataattaaaactgCTGATCCAGCAAAAAATCTAGAGAGCACTAAAG TCGCATCGAAAATCCAGCCAACAATCCAGACCATAATTCCCAGCAAAACCACTGCTGTGTCAAAGGTAGAGGAAAACAaggaaaatttattcatgATTTCGAAATCCATGAACAAGGTTTTCGAAGAGCTGAAGCGCCAAGAAAAGGTTGAGAACGCTTCCCGATCCGAGCACAAGCACACGGTGCACAAGAAGCACAAGAGATCCAAGAGCACAAAAGATTCGGAAACAGACTCCAAAAGCACAAAAGATTCGAAAACAGTCTCCAATACTAAGAAGATTccagaaatatttaaaactaCTGATCCAGCAAAAAATCAAGAGAGCACTAAAG TCGCATCGAAAATCCAGCCAACAATCCAGACCATAATTCCCAGCAAAACCACTGCTGTGTCAAAGGTAGAGGAAAACAaggaaaatttattcatgATTTCGAAATCCATGAACAAGGATTTCGAAGAGCTGAAGCGCCAAGAAAAGGTTGAGAACATTTCCCGATCCGAGCACAAGCACACGGTGCACAAGAAGCACAAGAAGCACAAGAGATCCAAGAGCACAAAAGATTCGGAAACAGACTCCAAAAGCACAAAAGATTCGAAAACAGACTCCAATACTAAGAAGATTccagaaataattaaaactacTGATCCAGCAAAAAATCAAGAGAGCACTAAAG TCGCATCGAAAATCCAGCCAACAATCCAGACCATAATTCCCAGAAAAACCACTGCTGTGTCAAAGGTAGAGGAAAACAaggaaaatttattcatgATTTCGAAATCCATGAACACGGTTTTCGAAGAGCCGAAGCGCCAAGAAAAGGTTGAGAACGTTTCCCGATCCGAGCACAAGCACACGGTGCACAAGAAGCACAAGAAGCACAAGAAGCACAAGAGATCCAAGAGCACAAAAGATTCGGAAAATGACTCCAAAAGCACAAAAGATTCGAAAACAGACTCCAATACTAAGAAGATTccagaaataattaaaactacTGATCCAGCAAAAAATCAAGAGAGCACTAAAG TCGCATCGAAAATCCAGCCAACAATCCAGACCATAATTCCCAGCAAAACCACTGCTGAGTCAAAGGTAGAGGAAAACAAGGAAAATCTATTCATGATTTCGAAATCCATGAACAAGGTTTTCGAAGAGCTGAAGTGCCAAGAAAAGGTTGAGAACGTTTCCCGATCCGAGCACAAGCACACGGTGCACAAGAAGCACAAGAGCACAAAAGATTCGGAAACAGACTCCAAAAGCACAAAAGATTCGAAAACAGACTCCAATACTAAGAAGATTccagaaataattaaaactacTGATCCAGCAAAAAATCAAGAGAGCACTAAAG TCGCATCGAAAATCCAGCCAACAATCCAGACCATAATTCCCAGCAAAACCACTGCTGAGTCAAAGGTAGAGGAAAACAAGGAAAATCTATTCATGATTTCGAAATCCATGAACAAGGTTTTCGAAGAGCTGAAGTGCCAAGAAAAGGTTGAGAACGTTTCCCGATCCGAGCACAAGCACACGGTGCACAAGAAGCACAAGAGCACAAAAGATTCGGAAACAGACTCCAAAAGCACAAAAGATTCGAAAACAGACTCCAATACTAAGAAGATTccagaaataattaaaactacTGATCCAGCAAAAAATCAAGAGAGCACTAAAG TCGCATCGAAAATCCAGCCAACAATCCAGACCATAATTCCCAGCAAAACCACTGCTGTGTCAAAGGTAGAGGAAAACAAGGAAAATCTATTCATGATTTCGAAATCCATGAACAAGGTTTTCGAAGAGCTGAAGTGCCAAGAAAAGGTTGAGAACGTTTCCCGATCCGAGCACAAGCACACGGTGCACAAGAAGCACAAGAGCACAAAAGATTCGGAAACAGACTCCAAAAGCACAAAAGATTCGAAAACAGACTCCAATACTAAGAAGATTccagaaataattaaaactacTGATCCAGCAAAAAATCAAGAGAGCACTAAAG TCGCATCGAAAATCCAGCCAACAATCCAGACCATAATTCCCAGCAAAACCACTGCTGAGTCAAAGGTAGAGGAAAACAAGGAAAATCTATTCATGATTTCGAAATCCATGAACAAGGTTTTCGAAGAGCTGAAGTGCCAAGAAAAGGTTGAGAACGTTTCCCGATCCGAGCACAAGCACACGGAGCACAAGAGCACAAAAGATTCGGAAACAGACTCCAAAAGCACAAAAGATTCGAAAACAGACTCCAATACTAAGAAGATTccagaaataattaaaactacTGATCCAGCAAAAAATCAAGAGAGCACTAAAG TCGCATCGAAAATCCAGCCAACAATCCAGACCATAATTCCCAGCAAAACCACTGCTGTGTCAAAGGTAGAGGAAAACAAGGAAAATCTATTCATGATTTCGAAATCCATGAACAAGGTTTTCGAAGAGCTGAAGTGCCAAGAAAAGGTTGAGAACGTTTCCCGATCCGAGCACAAGCACACGGTGCACAAGAAGCACAAGAGCACAAAAG ATTCGGAAACAGACTCCAAAAGCACAAAAGATTCGAAAACAGACTCCAATACTAAGAAGATTccagaaataattaaaactacTGATCCAGCAAAAAATCAAGAGAGCACTAAAG TCGCATCGAAAATCCAGCCAACAATCCAGACCATAATTCCCAGCAAAACCACTGCTGTGTCAAAGGTAGAGGAAAACAAGGAAAATCTATTCATGATTTCGAAATCCATGAACAAGGTTTTCGAAGAGCTGAAGTGCCAAGAAAAGGTTGAGAACGTTTCCCGATCCGAGCACAAGCACACGGAGCACAAGAGCACAAAAGATTCGGAAACAGACTCCAAAAGCACAAAAGATTCGAAAACAGACTTCAATACTAAGAAGATTccagaaataattaaaactacTGATCCAGCAAAAAATCAAGAGAGCACTAAAG TCGCATCGAAAATCCAGCCAACAATCCAGACCATAATTCCCAGCAAAACCACTGCTGTGTCAAAGGTAGAGGAAAACAAGGAAAATCTATTCATGATTTCGAAATCCATGAACAAGGTTTTCGAAGAGCTGAAGTGCCAAGAAAAGGTTGAGAACGTTTCCCGATCCGAGCACAAGCACACGGTGCACAAGAAGCACAAGAGCATAAAAGATTCGGAAACAGACTCCAAAAGCACAAAAGATTCGAAAACAGACTCCAATACTAAGAAGATTccagaaataattaaaactacTGATCCAGCAAAAAATCAAGAGAGCACTAAAG TCGCATCGAAAATCCAGCCAACAATCCAGACCATAATTCCCAGCAAAACCACTGCTGTGTCAAAGGTAGAGGAAAACAaggaaaatttattcatgATTTCGAAATCCATGAACAAGGTTTTCGAAGAGCTGAAGCGCCACGAAAAAGTTGAGAACATTTCCCGATCCGAGCACAAGCACACGGTGCACACGGTGCACAAGAAGCACAAGAAGCACAAGAAGCACAAGAAGCACAAGAAGCACAAGAGATCCAAGAGCATAAAAGATTCGGAAACAGACTCCAAAAGCACAAAAGATTCGAAAACAGACTCCAATACTAAGAAGATTccagaaataattaaaactacTGATCCAGCAAAAAATCAAGAGAGCACTAAAG TCGCATCGAAAATCCAGCCAACAATCCAGACCATAATTCCCAGCAAAACCACTGCTGAGTCAAAGGTAGAGGAAAACAAGGAAAATCTATTCATGATTTCGAAATCCATGAACAAGGTTTTCGAAGAGCTGAAGTGCCAAGAAAAGGTTGAGAACGTTTCCCGATCCGAGCACAAGCACACGGTGCACAAGAAGCACAAGAGCACAAAAGATTCGGAAACAGACTCCAAAAGCACAAAAGATTCGAAAACAGACTCCAATACTAAGAAGATTccagaaataattaaaactacTGATCCAGCAAAAAATCAAGAGAGCACTAAAG TCGCATCGAAAATCCAGCCAACAATCCAGACCATAATTCCCAGCAAAACCACTGCTGTGTCAAAGGTAGAGGAAAACAAGGAAAATCTATTCATGATTTCGAAATCCATGAACAAGGTTTTCGAAGAGCTGAAGTGCCAAGAAAAGGTTGAGAACGTTTCCCGATCCGAGCACAAGCACACGGTGCACAAGAAGCACAAGAAGCACAAGAAGCACAAGAAGCACAAGAGATCCAAGAGCACAAAAGATTCGGAAACAGACTCAAAAAGCACAAAAGATTCGAAAACAGACTCCGATACTAAGAAGATTCCAAAGAAAACCGATACTGCTGATccaccaaaaaaaccaaagaccAGTTCAG ATCCATCTGGAATCCAGCGTGAGAAGTTACCTGGAATACCCACTGTTGTGCCCCAGGTGGAGAAAAGCAAGGAAAATCGAGTCAAGGTGCACCACAAGCAGAAGCACAAAGAAAAGGTTGAGACGACTTCCACTTCGGGCTCCGGGCACGGTAATGCCAGCAGGAAGCGTTCGAAATCGCATGAAGGTGAACAGGCAGaagaaccaaacaaaaaaattcgaAAAGTTTTGAACTCTAAATAA